The following DNA comes from Miscanthus floridulus cultivar M001 chromosome 5, ASM1932011v1, whole genome shotgun sequence.
GGGCGCGGCGACGAACGGGGCTCCGGGCGCTGCGACGACGGATGACGACCACTGCTCCCTCTAGTGCGTACTCCGTGGAAGCGGCGAGGAGGGATGCGGTGGTTGTAGATGTCCCCAAGGGCACGGCGGACGGCGCCCTGGAGCATGAAGCGGCGAAGGCCACCGGCGTGGTGGCCATGGTGGATGGCGGACTCCACTGCATCGGTGATGGATTCGACCATGGCATTCATGGAAGATTTGGGGTTTGCCATCTTCTACCTTGGGTTGAGATGCAGCGATGCCGGCGAAGTCCCGATGAACTCCCTCTCCTTCCTTCTCCTATTCGCGTCAGCGGTGTTCGAGCGTGCGTGCGGATAACGTATTGCGAGTGAAAAGTGGTCGGTGCAAAATGACCGATGTGTATTGATGATGAAATATGTACAGATATATATTTCGAGCCAAAGGACAGTTGAATGTTGGCCAAAAGGTGTCTCTACGGGATCTAAAAGGTACCTCTATAGGGACCGTCATTAGCAGTTGCTAATGACGACATTAACTAATTAATTAACTAATTGATCACAAAATTATTAATTTTAACAGTTTCTAAAATCTGGATTCCGAGCAAAAACTggtgggggtgtttggatccttcAGTTTTTAAGAAtattacttcatttattgctcacaaGATTATAAGAAACTAGCAAAAGCTGGATATCAACGACTCAGTTGGTTTTTAAGAACCTCAAACAAAAACTGACACAAAAAACTAAACAAAAACTAGCATGTTTGTCCCACCCAGTTTAAAAAAACAGATTAACGGGTGGGATCCGAACAGTGCCTTAATCATCGCAATTCGCTAGTACCTTGTACACCCCCTTCCCCAAGCCATCGTCGTGTCTGCATACCATCAGCACGTCACTCGCTTCAAGATCAGAACCTTCCAAGCAATGAAGCAACCACTTACCTGACCAGTTGACCAAGGCCCTGTTTGACTTTGAATCGTCAAGAGTTGTGATTAGTATTCTGTTGCGTCTCCATGCATGGAGTGGCGCAGAGACTAGTACAAGTAGTTACGGCACCTGCGAATTGGGGGAAATCACGCGCCACGGCAAGGGCGGCATCGTCAACTCTGCCAACCGCGTGCCGTCGCAGGATAAAAGGCTCGGGCTACGAGAACCGGAGGCCGTGCAATTCCAGGCAAGAAAGGCAGCGTGAGATAGACCTGATCGTTTGAGTTGTTGTGATGGCGGGCGGGAGCAAAAGCAAGGTGCGGGAGTGGATGCGGAGGCGGATGGCGCCGAGGAGGAAGGCGGCCGGGAGCGGTGACAACAACAGCGCCAGCAGCAGTGAGTTGGCGTCGGCGCAGTCGGCGCCGAGGCGGAAGCTCCTGGCCGCCGCGCTCCCGTCGGCGCTGCGGTGGAGGAAGCCGCGCGGGGTCGGGAACGTGCTGGCGGCGCTGTTCCAGCGCGCGGCGTACCACCTGCTGTGGCTGGTGGAgtccgtggtggtggtggcgcagCTCAGcttcttcttcgtgcgcttcggcTTCAGGCTCTGAACCGGAAAAAAAAACACTCTGCCTGAATGGATCGCGCCCAACCGCCAAGGGAATGATGGATCGATCCCCCGATTCTTTCGTTTGTTTTTGTCTTCTCTTCTGTTCGCCATTCTCCAGTGGCTCTTTCGATTTCCATCACCACAAGCTGTAAGTAACGTGTTCTTGTGTTTTTGGAGAAAATGTGTAAAGTGCAACCTTGTCTTCACAAGGAACTGTTTTAAATTTCCACCCTTTTTACATGGCGAGGAACTGCTCTGGATGACAAACTACAGACGTCATGACTTTGCCATTCGGTCGCATCCACCGAGTAATGACTATTAGCTAGAGTGGTCTGCATTCCACGCAAACGCGAGCAATGACCCGGTCCCCCCTTGGCTGCCGCCGGCAAGCAACAAAGCGCAATCAACCCTCAACAACTTACAAATCTGTTCTCTACTCTATCTGCCTAGACTAAACAGTCTCCTCCTCTCCGATTTGTTCAGTCCAACCCAGCAACACAACGAGAGCTTGCTGTGCACTTGGCACCGGCGACGGCGAGGTCCCCTGTCTGCATGATTGCTACTCCTACCTGCCCTGCGCTGCGAGCACTAGAGTACTAGGCATTTAGCCATCCGAGTCAGGTGCTTTGCGGTGCGCCCGGCGGGGCGGGGACGCGGAGTGGCCGTGTTGTACTGTCGTGCCCCCAAAGGCTTCCCTGCCCGCCACTGGCCCTGCCATGGGGTTTAGGCTGCTTGAGCAATGAGCACCCCCGCAAACCCAGCCATGGGGACATGACCATGACGCCACAACTCCTGCCATTTGCGCAGGGGAGAATCGTTGATCTTCGAAGGCACCGCACCTGACCTGACGGCAGCGGCCCAAAAATGTAACGTGCCGCCAACCCTGCTTGCTCCCAACCCAACCCAAATGCCGCTACGACGCTGCTGTGCTCTCGTCCGTCGTCCTCCGTGACTCCCTCTATAAAGTGCCCCAACGCCGCCTCCGATTCCTTGGGCTTCCCTTCTGCATGCAACCGCCTCGGTCTATCCATCGCCACTGCTCTGCTTACATGAGGATGGGGCGTAGGCCATGTGGGACGATCTTCATCCTTCTCTACGTGCTCTCTACATCGACAGCAGTGCTCGCATCATCGAGCACCGATGGCCTCATCCGTATCCCACTGAAGAAGAGATCGATAATGGACAGCATCTACGGCGAGCTTCTGCCAAAGCCGCCGAGCGCGCTGGAGACGAAGCAAGCCGCGGCAGCAGGGCCAGGGCCAGGGAGAGAGGCTGTCGGCGTCGACGATCCGGTGCGGGACGCCATCGTGCAAGCTCGCGAGCGGCAGCACCAGATGCTGGTCGAGGCCGCGGCCACTGAACGCAGGCGCAGGTACTACTGGAGTTACGGCGGCGGGGGCGGCAAGGGAAACAGCAGCGGTTTTCGTGATGGTGAGGGGAACATCGTTGCGCTGAAGAACTTCCTCAACGCCCAGTACTTTGGCCAGATTGGGGTCGGCTGCCCGCCGCAGAATTTCACCGTCGTCTTTGACACCGGGAGCGCCAACCTTTGGGTCCCTTCTGCAAAGTGCTTTTTCTCGGTAAGAATGGCGTATGTTTTGCTTTTCTTGTCTTTCTTGCATTGCTCTCGTTTTGGATGCCTGTCGTGCTTGGGGTTTATTTGCTTGTTAGTTGTTACTCATCTTGGTTGCTCTGGAAACAGCTCGCGTGCTTATTCCATCCCAAGTATGACTCCAGTCAGTCCAGCACTTACAAACCCAATGGTATGGTTCTATAGATCAGTGGGAGTAACATTACCATTGCTGTTGCCTGTTGGTTTGAGCTCCGCATTTCTCTTCGGTATTCAGGAACACCGGCTTCTATTCACTACGGAACAGGAGGAATTGCTGGTTTTTACAGTGAAGATCAGGTCACGGTTGGCAATCTAGTAGTTCAGAATCAGGTGCTTCATTTCCCGTTTTGTTGTTTATCAATTTTATTTCACCTGCGAAATAAACAGCACTGGTTTTGCTGAACCCAATTGTACCACCCAGGAATTCATTGAAGCTATTCATGAGCCTGGTTTCACCTTTTTACTAGCGAAATTCGATGGCATCCTTGGCCTTGCGTTTCAGGAAATTTCAGTTGAAGGCTCAGTTCCAGTATGGTACGATAGCTGCCACCTTTTCACAGTTTTCTATAAAGTCTGATGATCTAGTATTTACTTACCACAACCTAGGTTTGATGCCAGGGATAACAAGAATATTGCATcaaatgtaaaaaaaaaacaatttagcCACAAGTAACTTACCAGTGCATTGGAAGTTAAAATACAATTTTGCTTTCATGATTATGGTATCAATAGCTTTTTACCAAACAAATATTTGTGCTCGGTAGATATTCTGATGAAACAGTCTCTTATTCATCAAGTGAAGGCTCCATCATGAAGTTATCATACATAGTTTGTAACTGAACATTGCTTGCAGTGGATTGTTTTCTACTTTGTGGAAAATGGCATTTGAAATGTAATTTCAGGTACAATATGGTGAACCAAAGCCTAGTGGCACAACCTGTTTTCTCCTTCTGGTTAAACCGAAACCCATTCGATGGGGAAGGAGGCGAAATTGTGTTTGGAGGTTCTGATGAACAACATTACAAAGGAAGCCATACATACACCAGAGTTACTCGGAAAGCTTACTGGCAGGTTGGCCTATTTGTCTGAAACTGCTGTTATctcatatagcatgtttttcttCAGAGTTTACTTGTTCTGACGTCCATGTCTGCAGTTTGAAATGGGTGACTTTCTTATTGGCGGAAGGAGCACTGGTAATGCATTAAGCTTATTTACTGGCTCAGCCAGCAGGCATGCTTATGGTTGCAACAATTCATTTCTCTGATAGATAATGTGTGTGATGATAGGAATTTGTGTGGATGGTTGCGCGGCCATTGCAGACTCTGGAACTTCGCTGATTGCTGGTCCTCTAGTAAGCAATAGGGTTCCATGCTATATATTTCATCCTAATACGACTGATGTCATTATCAGAAAACAAAATACCACTGATGCATGTTAATTACAAATGTACTTACGAAAGCCTTCGAACTGGCATTGAAATTACTGTCTCATGAGGTGAGGGGGTTTTCATAGTAGTATTCTCTGCTGTGCAGATTGCCATTGCCCAGATCAATGAACAAATTGGAGCCGCTGGGGTGGTCAACCATGAGTGCAAACAAGTCGTTGCTGGTTACGGGATAGAGATGGTAGAGCTGCTGAAAGCTCAGGTTAGAGCCATTCCTACCACGTTGTTAGAGAAACGGATGCACTCTGTTCTTATTGAGGCTACGTTCGGTTCCAGGGAATCACCCCCCGGAACCAATCCTGCCAGGAATGCTTCAGTAATTTATATAGCTAACTCTCATCAGGATTGATTCCTGCTAGGAATAGCCCTAAACGAACGAGCCCTGAGTGAGTCACGTAATTAATTCAGCTTCTTTGGTTAATATTTAGCAGACACCACCATCACAAGTATGTTCCAAGATTGGGCTCTGCACATTCGACGGGACACACGGAGTAAGGTTCGTGCGATGGTTGACAAGTTTTGCTGTGATTCTGAAACCAGTTTAATTTCCAACAGAGCCTTCCGTTTTGTGCGCGTACAAATGGTCTCATACATACAGTTCTTCTGTATACTCCATCGCAGCGCTGGTATCGAGAGCGTATCAGGATCTGTAGATGGCATGTCCGAAGCTATATGTAATGCATGCGAGATGATAGTGTTCTGGATGCAAAGCGAGTTCAACCCGAACAAGACCAAGGAGGGCACATTGGAGTACGTCGACAGGGTGAGTGAGAGGCTATCTTGAGCCACTGATTCTTCGTTCTGTTTGTTTTGGTACATCAGACATGTCGTCTAACCAGAAGTAGAGTTCATCGATGGACAGCTCTGCGAAAACATGCCTGATCCAGTGGGATCACACGTGGACTGCAGACACATAGGCTCCTTACAGACTGTCGCGTTCAGCATCGGTGGAAGAGCATTTGAGCTCCGGCCTGACCAGGTTAGCTTTCCTGAATCATTTCACAAGCTTTGCTGCTTGATTCAGAAGAAGGCCGCCCAACAAATTCTAAATCATCTTCCTGTTGTCGAGCAGTACATTCTCAAGGTCGGCGAGGGATTCGCTGCGCATTGCATCAGCGGGTTCACGGCTCTGGACATTCCCCCTCCAATA
Coding sequences within:
- the LOC136452548 gene encoding aspartic proteinase oryzasin-1-like isoform X1, producing the protein MQPPRSIHRHCSAYMRMGRRPCGTIFILLYVLSTSTAVLASSSTDGLIRIPLKKRSIMDSIYGELLPKPPSALETKQAAAAGPGPGREAVGVDDPVRDAIVQARERQHQMLVEAAATERRRRYYWSYGGGGGKGNSSGFRDGEGNIVALKNFLNAQYFGQIGVGCPPQNFTVVFDTGSANLWVPSAKCFFSLACLFHPKYDSSQSSTYKPNGTPASIHYGTGGIAGFYSEDQVTVGNLVVQNQEFIEAIHEPGFTFLLAKFDGILGLAFQEISVEGSVPVWYNMVNQSLVAQPVFSFWLNRNPFDGEGGEIVFGGSDEQHYKGSHTYTRVTRKAYWQFEMGDFLIGGRSTGICVDGCAAIADSGTSLIAGPLIAIAQINEQIGAAGVVNHECKQVVAGYGIEMVELLKAQQTPPSQVCSKIGLCTFDGTHGVSAGIESVSGSVDGMSEAICNACEMIVFWMQSEFNPNKTKEGTLEYVDRLCENMPDPVGSHVDCRHIGSLQTVAFSIGGRAFELRPDQYILKVGEGFAAHCISGFTALDIPPPIGPLWILGDVFMGAYHTIFDYGKMRIGFADSA
- the LOC136452548 gene encoding aspartic proteinase oryzasin-1-like isoform X2, whose amino-acid sequence is MQPPRSIHRHCSAYMRMGRRPCGTIFILLYVLSTSTAVLASSSTDGLIRIPLKKRSIMDSIYGELLPKPPSALETKQAAAAGPGPGREAVGVDDPVRDAIVQARERQHQMLVEAAATERRRRYYWSYGGGGGKGNSSGFRDGEGNIVALKNFLNAQYFGQIGVGCPPQNFTVVFDTGSANLWVPSAKCFFSLACLFHPKYDSSQSSTYKPNGTPASIHYGTGGIAGFYSEDQVTVGNLVVQNQEFIEAIHEPGFTFLLAKFDGILGLAFQEISVEGSVPVWYNMVNQSLVAQPVFSFWLNRNPFDGEGGEIVFGGSDEQHYKGSHTYTRVTRKAYWQFEMGDFLIGGRSTGICVDGCAAIADSGTSLIAGPLIAIAQINEQIGAAGVVNHECKQVVAGYGIEMVELLKAQTPPSQVCSKIGLCTFDGTHGVSAGIESVSGSVDGMSEAICNACEMIVFWMQSEFNPNKTKEGTLEYVDRLCENMPDPVGSHVDCRHIGSLQTVAFSIGGRAFELRPDQYILKVGEGFAAHCISGFTALDIPPPIGPLWILGDVFMGAYHTIFDYGKMRIGFADSA
- the LOC136452549 gene encoding uncharacterized protein — its product is MAGGSKSKVREWMRRRMAPRRKAAGSGDNNSASSSELASAQSAPRRKLLAAALPSALRWRKPRGVGNVLAALFQRAAYHLLWLVESVVVVAQLSFFFVRFGFRL